The Coraliomargarita parva region GGGACTTGGGTGCGGATGTGGTCTGGAATGAAGTCAGCCCGGCGGCTCGGTGGGCGAAGGAAGTGACCATTCCTTCCGCTATGCTGGACGCAGACCGCACGACGCTGGAGCCGGGAGATATCGTCGAGTTGGCACTTTTTGACGGGCAAGCTCTACAGGCTGTGGTGACGGACAGTCGGATGTGGGGTCGAGCCGGCCGGACCTTTGCGGCGACCGCCCGTTCGACGGAAGATCCTGAGGATTTTATCGTGATTGCGTCGGTCGACGGCGTTTTCAGGCTGTCGGCCAGTGTCGGGCACGGCCGGCATCTCTACGAAATACGCTATGTCCCGGAGTCGGGGAGCCATGTTTTGCTGGAAGTGGACCGCTTGAACTCTTTTTTCCCGGGTTGCGGAGCGGAAGCCGATGCTGTGGACGGGGCTGCCATGGCAGCGGATGCCTCCGGAGACGAGGTCGGGACGGACACAGTGGCTGCGCCCGACGGCGATGAATTGGATGCCAATGTGGTCTTTGACCTCATGATGGTGTACACGCCCGCCGCCTTGGCGACCAAGGGTACGCTTGCCAACATGGAAGCGACCTTGTCCGTGGCGGTCACTCTGGTCAACATCGTGCATGAGAACAGTGAGACAGGGGTGGAGTACAATCTGGTGCACACGGCGGAAATTGCATTCGTGGAGACGGACGACCCGAAGGAGGACCTGAAGGCCTTGACCAATGCCGATGGTGTGATGGACGAGGTGCACAGTTGGCGGAACGAGTACGAAGCGGACTTTGTCAGCCTGCTGATAGATACGAATGAGATCGGTGGGACCGCATGGCGTCCGGATACCTTCGGTCGGCCGGATCTAGCCTTTTCACTGCTGCGCGTGCAGCAGTGCGATTCGGCCAGTACGAACACCACCGCGCATGAACTGGCCCACAACCTCGGGGTCGGGCATTCGCGCACACAGACGCAGCAAAGCTACGATGGCCAGGGCGTCATGCCTTTCGCCGCGGGTTGGCAGTGGGCGGACGCGGGCAGCCCGTATTCGGTCGGCTATTGCTCGGTGATGACCTACGAGAATTTCGACAGCGACGGGACCCGTGAATATGATCGCCTTCCTTATTTTTCGGATCCGTACCGTGAGTACAACGGGGTCGCGATGGGCGAAGCCAACCAAGGCAATGCGGTGCGGACTATCCGTGAAGGGCGCTACTACAATGCCGCTTTCCGCGGGAGCTACCAACTGCCTCGATATGAGAGTTTCCCCTACAGCTATTCCTTCGGTAGCTCGGTCAACGCCTGGTTTCATCCCCGCGGGTACGTGCACTCCTGGAATACCTACCAGGCCGGTGCTACGGTGAGCAACGGAACCGGACCGACCGAAGCCTATGGCGATGTCTATTACGGCTACGTCGAAGCGACTTCGCACTACTCCACAGAGGCCGCCATTGAGGCGGAGTTCGACTTTACACACATGGACAGTCCGTCGATCGAATTCGCCTATCATATGTATGACCAGTATGACAGTACGATGGGCATCCTGCAGCTTGAGATCTCCACGGATCAGGGGCAAAGCTGGAGCACGCTTGTGCTGATCGTGGGTGACCAGGGGGATGCCTGGCAACAGGCGGATTATTCATTGGATGCGTATGCCGGGCAGGTGGTGCGGCTTCGTTTCCGTGCCAATGTGGGCAACGGCTACCGTAGCGATATTGCCATTGATGCCATCCGGATCGAAGACGAAGCGGCTTCGGACGTGCCGGCGAACTTCCTGCAATGGCTCTTTGAAAACTATCCCGAAATCGAGGATGCTTCTGCGGGGGGCGACCCGGACGGGGATGGGTTCTGTAATTTCCTGGAGTATGCGGTGGGGGGCTCGCCCGTGCTGCGTGCCGCGGCCTGTCCGGTTCAGTTCACCCAGTCTGAGTCGGCGCAGTCGGTCAAGTTCTGCTTCAACCGCGGGCAGAGCTCGGTGCGCTACTACATTGAGGCGACGGATGATATCCGTGACTGGACCGGTGCCGGGATCATTTGGGACTCCGACGCGCCGGATCCGGAGCCTGCACTCGTGCCGATCGGATCCGTTCAGACGATCGAAATCCCGGTCAGCGCAGGCGCCCGTTATTTCCGCCTGCAGGTCAGCGAGTAGGGCTTAGTTTGAACGCGCCTCCATTGCCTGGATCAGGGCGATGAGGAGCGTGTTGTTGCCCCCGAGTGCCTCGGCTTCCGCGATGGCCAGGTCGTTGTGCCGCTTGGCTTCGGCGCGGGCGCCTTCCAGGCCGTGCAGCGCGACATAGGTCGATTTATCGGCGGCGGCGTCGTTGCCGACCGGCTTGCCCATGGTTTCGGCGCTGGAGGTGGCGTCGAGGATGTCATCCACGATTTGAAAGGTCAGGCCCATGTGGTAACCGATCCGGCGGATCCGGTCCACTTGCTCCGATTCCGGGGTACAGAAGGACAATCCCATGGTCAGTGCGGCGGTGAGCAGCGCCGCAGTCTTGTTCTCATGGATATAGGCGAGGGTGGCCGGTTCGACGGGCTTCCCTTCGTTGAGGATGTCCTCCATCTGGCCGCCGATCAGCTTCTCGCTGCCGGATGCTTCGGACAGTTCCGACACGAGGGCGGCGCAGAGCTCCGGCTGTGCCCGGTAATGTCCGGCCAGCAACTGGAAACTGTAGGTGAGCAGTGCGTCGCCGGCGAGGACGGCGGTGGCTTCATCGAATTGGGTGTGGCAGGCCGGGCGACCGCGCCGCAGGTCACTGTCGTCGATCGAGGGCAGGTCGTCGTGGATCAGGGTGTAGGTGTGCAGGCACTCGATTGCGACCGCCGCGGGGAGCGGGTCGGCCGCCGAGGGGAAGAGCTCGCTGGCGAGAATGAGCAGGGCGGGGCGCAGTCGCTTGCCCCCGGCCTCCATGGAATAGCGCATGGCGGCATGTAATTGTTTCGGGCGCGTCGTGGCGGGAGGGAGCAACTGGTCGATGCCGGCTTCCACCTGTTGGCGGCAAGTTTCTAATTTTGCTTTCAATAGCTCGTTCACCCCGGTAGCTTGGCGCATACTAACTATGAAGGAAACGCCAATTTTCGAGGAAGTTCAGCGCCAGCTGATTCGCCAGCCGAAATTCACCCTGAAGGTCGTGATCGGAGGACTGCTGTCCTTTATCCCCGTCGTCAATATCCTGGCATTCGGATATTTGTATCGCTTTACATCACAACTCAGGCGCAGCGGACAGCCGGCCCTGCCGGAGTGGAACGAGTGGCAGGGCCTCTTTCTGGACGGCCTGCGATTCGGGGCTGTGTGGGTCCTGTTCTGGCTCTTGCCGGTCCTGCTGGCCAGCGGGCTCTCGTCACTCATGGCGATTTTGCATGTCGGTGCGCTTGGCTACCTGATCTTTATGTCGGTCTGCCTGTGCGCGCCGCTCTTTTTCAGTGCTGCGCTCTACCGCTTGCAGATGCGCTCCGATTTCAAGGACCTGCTCGACCTGAGCCTGATCGCGCGGATGACCTGGACCCTGTTGCCCCGGTATATTGTGCCGGCGCTGGCTTTGCTCGGCTTTTCCGTCCTGCTGTTGCCTCTCTACGGTTTGGCACTCTTTGCGGGCTTCCTCGGAGTGCTCGCTTTTACAAGTCTTTGTTATCGTCAGATTGAAAGACAAAGTGCATAAAGAGCGAAAACGTATCTACCATGTCTGCCGCACTTGCCAAGAACGCTGAAAAAGAACCCACTTTGATTGGGATACTCATCCTTGGGGTCCTGATGGCCCTGATCGGAAGCCTGCTCGGGTTTCTCTGTCTGGCCTCCTTCCCGGCCCGGGCGTTTTCCACCCCCGCCGAGACTGAGGAATTCGTGTCCTCCAAACTGGATTCGTACCCCATGCCGGGGGATGCCTATTACATGCAGGGCCCTGAGTTACGTACGAACAGCTGGGTGTCCAAGCGCCTTCAGGCCCTGAGTGGGGATCCGGTGACGCTCCAGTTGACCGCCGGAGAGCTGAATGCCTGGATGGGGGCACGCTTCAAGCCCGGCAATGCCAATGAGCTTGAAGGCGAAGCGAACATTCTGGTGGTTCCGGGGATTCCCAATTTCTACACCGAGGGGCAAGCCATGTATATCAGCCTGCCTTCGCAGTTGCTCTTCTATGGTCTCGATCTTGAGTTTACCGCATTTGCCAAAGGTCACTTTACCTCCGGCCCCAGCCCTGACTTTATCGTCGACGAATTTCATGTTAACTCTGCCTCGGTGCCGGTGCAGGCTGGCCTGGCAAAGAAACTCGGTGATTTTCTGGTTAGCGCATACAGCAGTTCTGAAGAATACCTTTCCCTTCAGGGCGTCTGGGAGCGTGTGGAAAGTCTCGAGCTGAAGGATGGTAGCATCCGCTTGAATTTGCGCTAATGCGCCGCATCGCTTGCATTGCATGGCTGTTCTGCGTCTTGGGGCTACCGCTGGGCCTCTTGGCCGCGGATGATTTCTACATTGAGCAAGACGCTGATTTTGAGGTCCTCGGCTTGGACCGGCGCTCCGTCGTGCGCATGCATGAGCTGGGCAGGTTTATCGCTGAAAACTTGCGTCGTGATCTGGGCATCCGGTCTTCTGATTACGGAGGCAGCATTCAAGTTTCTTTGCGCCCCGCTGATAAGGCCGGGTTCAGCGAGCATTATTTACTGAGTATCGGTGCCCACGGCGAAATCGCCCTCGATTTCCGGTGGGACGAGACTTTGTCGCTGGAACAAACCTGCTATGCGCTGACTCTCGCCTATGTGACACGCTACTTGTACTATGATGCGGGATTGAAATCACTCGCCAATACCCGGACCTGGCCGGTCGCAGCCTTGGCCACACGCAGCTACCTGCAGTTGCGTCCGGGGCAAATCTCCACCATGGTCGAGTCGTCCCGGCAGGAGATCCCGTTACAATTGAACCGGATCCTGGAACTCAAAGGCTACGATGCGACAGCTGCGTATGCCAGTCGTGATGGTTACTGGCTTTGGGTTTCACTGGACCGCTTGATTCGCTTGGCACCGGTCCGTGTGAGGGAGTTGATGCTGCGTTCCCTCCAGGGGCAGGACATCGCACCGGTTCTGGAGGCAATTCTGCAGCCGGACGAGTCCGATCTGGGGAGTTTGGACGGCTGGTGGCAGGCTTGCCTGCAGGAATTGCTGGGACGCAGCCATTTCGTATTTGAGAGTCTGGACGAGTCGAGGGCATGGATGGAGCAAGTGGCGGACTTGAGCACTGTTGAATTGGAAGGGGATGCCCCCTTGAACCTCCGGAGGATATGGACACATCGCTCCGAAGATCCGGTTCGTGTGGCCCTTCAGGCCCGGGTCGAGCTCATCCAGTTGCGCCTGCCCCGTATCAACCCGGCCTATTACAACAGTGCCGTGACCCTCGGCATTCTCTACCAGACACTGTTGGATTCGGAACAGAAATTCGAGTATATCGGTGCCTTGGCCAAGTTTCTAGGTGAGTTCGAGGACATGAAACGGACGCACGAGACGATTCGGCTGGAATTGGAGTCGGCAGGCTAATGGCGATTGTCTGGCAGCGGAATATCGAAGGCAACTATTACGAGGTGCGGACGGCTGGGGCGACCCTGCGTCTTTACCGCAACGGGGTGAACCACTCCCAATGGAATCCAAACCGGCCACTGGCCGGTTGTATCTGGGATCTCATTACACTGCCGGCCTTACACCGGCCTGTCGGTTCGTTGCGTGAGATCTGTATCCTTGGCTTCGGCGCCGGTGCGGTGGGCCGCCAGATGCGTGAGTTGATCCAGCCGGATCGAATCGTGGGCGTCGATCTGGACGAGATACACTTGTCGATCGCGGACGGTTTTTTCGACTGTGCCGAAGGCTGCGAGCTGGTTGCGGCAGATGCGGTCGAGTGGGTGCGTTCCGGTTCCTGCGAGGGGCAATTCGATTATGTGGTCGACGACCTGTATGCGGAAGAGAATGGCTTGCCGGTACGCTGCGCGCCGCTGGATGCGGAATGGGCCGAATCCATGGTCAGCCTGCTCAAGCCGGAGGGAATGCTGGTTTACAATTTGGTCGAGCCTGAAAAGGTGAAGCACTTGCCACCCTTCAAGCGTGCGGATCTACGAAAGCGATTTCCGCATGCCATGGTCTGCTTGATCGAAGGCTACGAAAACAGGATTGTGGCCTTCAGTCCGGTTGAATTAGATAAGGACACCTACAAGGCGCAACTCCGCGCGATCTGTCGGCAATACCCCGCCAGCTATGGGGTCGGCCGTCGCTACAAAATTGACGCCTTGAGGTAATCCCCGAAAGTAGACCTAGGCTTGCTCGGCCTTGGCCAGTGCGTCCTTCACCTGTTGGGTGATCGCGCCCCAGTCCTTGGCGGCGATTTGGGCCTTGGTGGCGAGCCAGGATCCGCCGATGGCGAAGACCTCCTTCATCGAGAGGTAGTCGAGCATGTTGTCGAGCGAGACCCCGCCGGTCGGGCAGAACTTCACACCGAGGTTGCCGTAGGGGGCCGCCATGGCGCTGAGCAGCTTGGGACCGCCTGCGGCGCCGGCCGGGAAGAACTTGAGATGCTGGCAACCGGCCTTGACCGCGGCCTGGATGTCGGACGGGGTCATGATGCCCGGAATGAAGGGCACGCCCTGCGCCTTGAAGTAGGCGATGGTTTCCGGATCCGTGCCCGGGGCCAGACCGAACTTGCTGCCCGCATCAATCGCGCGTTTGGCTTGTTCGGGAGTGACCACCGTGCCGGCACCGACCATCATGTCGGGGAAGGCCTTGGCGATGCGCTCAATGGCTTCTGCGGCCGCCGCGGTGCGGAAGGTCACCTCAATGATGTTCAGGCCGCCGGCAATGAGTGCTTCGGCGAGCGGTTCGGCATCGTTGGCATCGTCGATGACGATGACCGGAATGACGGGAAATTGATCGAGTTGGGACATGTTGTCAGTTGTTTGTTGAAAGTTGTTAGATGGTTCTTCTGACCAGTGAAGTCGGTTGCTGCCAATCAACGATCACCAACAACCGGCAACTGTAGCGCGCAATGCGCGCTACCGATCCACGCGGGCACCGCCGCCAGCCTTGATCTTCTTCACTTCCTTGAGTGAAGCCATGGTGGTGTCGCCCGGTGTGGTCATGGCCAGCGCGCCATGCACGCAGCCGTAGTCGACCGCTTCCTGCGGGTCGTTCTCGGAAAGGAACCCGTAAATGAAGCCGGAAGCGAAGCTGTCGCCGCCGCCCACACGGTCGAGGATCTCGAGTCCCGGGAACTGGAGGGATTCGTAGAATTCACCGTCGTGCCAGGCCATGGCGGCCCAGTCGTTCACGGTGGCGGTCTTCACCGCGCGCAGGGTGGTGGCGGTGGCCTTGAAGTTTGGGAACTCCTTGATCGCGGTATTGATCATGGCCTTAAAGGCTTCGACCGGGATGTGGGAGATATTTTCGTCCACCCCTTCGACTTCGAAGCCGAGGCAGGCGGTAAAGTCTTCTTCGTTGCCGATCATCACGTCGACATACTTCGCGATCTCGCGGTTCACTTCCTGGCACTTCTTCAGGCCGCCGAAATCCTTCCAGAGGGAAGGGCGGTAGTTCAGGTCGTAGCTGACGATCGTACCGTGCTTCTTCGCACACTTCACGGCTTCCAGCACGACGTCCGGAGTGGTGGCGCTCAGGGCGGCGTAGATGCCGCCGGTGTGGAACCACTGGGCGCCGCGCTTGCCGAAGATTTCCTCCCAGTCGATGTCGCCGGGTTTGAGCTGGCTGGCGGCGGTATTGCCACGGTCCGGGCAGCCCACGGCACCGCGGATCCCGAAGCCGCGCTCGGTAAAGTTCAATCCATTGCGGACGGTGCGGCCGATGCCGTCGTAGTCCACCCACTTGATGTATTGCGTGTCGACGCCGCCCTGCAGGATGAAGTCCTCGACCAGACGGCCGACCGGATTGTCGGCAAAGGCGGTGACCACTGCTGTCTTGAGACCGAAGCAGCGGCGCAGGCCACGGGTCACATTGTATTCACCGCCACCTTCCCAGGCGGTGAACTGGCGTGTGGTGTGCACACGGCCTTCACCCGGATCCAGACGAAGCATCACTTCGCCAAGGGAAACGCAGGCGTATTCGCAAGATTCAGCAGGTTTGATATCGATAGCCATAAGGGGGGAGTTCTGTGTTAAGCTTGTTTGTTGAAAGTTGGGGAGTCGTGTTCAGGAAGACAAGACGCGGGAGCGGCTTCTTCAAGACGAAATGAAGATACGAAGTTCTGTTAATGAATTAAAATTGCATATTGTAGAAAATATTTACAAAAATGCGCAATGATTCAGACCAAGCATGTCCTCATGGTTTTGGGGAGCTATGATCAATCGGCCCATGAAGGCATTGCCCGCTATGCAGGGCAACATGCTTGGCACCTGAATGTCAGTATCTTGAAGGATTTCCAGCTGCCTGAGCACTGGCAGGGCGACGGCATCATCACCTCCATGAACAACAGCCGGCAGCTGGAGGACTTTATCCTCAATGCCAAGGTGCCGACGGTCGACCTCTCGATCTGGCGTGAGGACATTGATTTGCCCCGTGTGGCCGCCGATAACGACGAGATCGGGCGGGTGGGGGCGCAGCACTTTATCGAAATGGGGCACCGGAACTGCGCCTGGTTTGCCCTCGCCAGCAATCCGGTTAGCCAGACCCGCTATCAGGGCTATAGCGACGAGCTGGCCAAGGCCGGGATCGAATGTATCCGTCTCGATACCCAGCGTCCGCAGGACGCCGCCTTTATCCGACAGCGGCTGCTTGAACTGCCCAAGCCCTGCGCGATCTATACCAAGAGCGACTACGACTCCGCCTGGCTCTGTAACCTCTGCTTCGACGTCGACCTCCGTGTGCCCGACGATATCGCCATTCTCGGGGCCGACGACAATCCGCTGATCTGCGAGAGTCAGGCGGTGCCGCTTTCCAGCGTGCGCCATGACCTGAAGCGCATCGGCTACGAGGGGGCCGCCATGTTGGACCAGCTGATGGCCGACCAGCCGCTGACGGAGCGCCTCAAGCTGATCAAACCGCGCGGCATCTCCGTGCGCAAGAGCACCGATGCCCTGGCCGTAACCGATCCCCTGATCCGTGAGGTGCTCGTATATTTGAAGAGCCATTATCGCCGCTCCATTGGAACCGCCGAGATCGCCGAGCAATTCAAGCTCAGCCGCCGTTCTCTCGAGCTGCGCTTCCGCGAGCAAATGCACAGCAGCATCCGAGAGTTCCTCATCCGCTTGCGGATCAATGAAGCCAAGGCTTTGCTCAACTATTCCAAGGAGCCGATCGAAACCATCGCCGCCATGACCGGATTTTGCCACGCCCCGCATTTCAGCAGCACCTTTAAAAAAATCGTCGGCCTCTC contains the following coding sequences:
- a CDS encoding zinc-dependent metalloprotease family protein, which produces MPAPLAVEEPDHLPLTAKTERAQQAAAGLAARPEHREAGRAGHESVVSLIGDLGADVVWNEVSPAARWAKEVTIPSAMLDADRTTLEPGDIVELALFDGQALQAVVTDSRMWGRAGRTFAATARSTEDPEDFIVIASVDGVFRLSASVGHGRHLYEIRYVPESGSHVLLEVDRLNSFFPGCGAEADAVDGAAMAADASGDEVGTDTVAAPDGDELDANVVFDLMMVYTPAALATKGTLANMEATLSVAVTLVNIVHENSETGVEYNLVHTAEIAFVETDDPKEDLKALTNADGVMDEVHSWRNEYEADFVSLLIDTNEIGGTAWRPDTFGRPDLAFSLLRVQQCDSASTNTTAHELAHNLGVGHSRTQTQQSYDGQGVMPFAAGWQWADAGSPYSVGYCSVMTYENFDSDGTREYDRLPYFSDPYREYNGVAMGEANQGNAVRTIREGRYYNAAFRGSYQLPRYESFPYSYSFGSSVNAWFHPRGYVHSWNTYQAGATVSNGTGPTEAYGDVYYGYVEATSHYSTEAAIEAEFDFTHMDSPSIEFAYHMYDQYDSTMGILQLEISTDQGQSWSTLVLIVGDQGDAWQQADYSLDAYAGQVVRLRFRANVGNGYRSDIAIDAIRIEDEAASDVPANFLQWLFENYPEIEDASAGGDPDGDGFCNFLEYAVGGSPVLRAAACPVQFTQSESAQSVKFCFNRGQSSVRYYIEATDDIRDWTGAGIIWDSDAPDPEPALVPIGSVQTIEIPVSAGARYFRLQVSE
- a CDS encoding polyprenyl synthetase family protein, with translation MRQATGVNELLKAKLETCRQQVEAGIDQLLPPATTRPKQLHAAMRYSMEAGGKRLRPALLILASELFPSAADPLPAAVAIECLHTYTLIHDDLPSIDDSDLRRGRPACHTQFDEATAVLAGDALLTYSFQLLAGHYRAQPELCAALVSELSEASGSEKLIGGQMEDILNEGKPVEPATLAYIHENKTAALLTAALTMGLSFCTPESEQVDRIRRIGYHMGLTFQIVDDILDATSSAETMGKPVGNDAAADKSTYVALHGLEGARAEAKRHNDLAIAEAEALGGNNTLLIALIQAMEARSN
- a CDS encoding DUF4013 domain-containing protein; the encoded protein is MKETPIFEEVQRQLIRQPKFTLKVVIGGLLSFIPVVNILAFGYLYRFTSQLRRSGQPALPEWNEWQGLFLDGLRFGAVWVLFWLLPVLLASGLSSLMAILHVGALGYLIFMSVCLCAPLFFSAALYRLQMRSDFKDLLDLSLIARMTWTLLPRYIVPALALLGFSVLLLPLYGLALFAGFLGVLAFTSLCYRQIERQSA
- a CDS encoding bifunctional 4-hydroxy-2-oxoglutarate aldolase/2-dehydro-3-deoxy-phosphogluconate aldolase → MSQLDQFPVIPVIVIDDANDAEPLAEALIAGGLNIIEVTFRTAAAAEAIERIAKAFPDMMVGAGTVVTPEQAKRAIDAGSKFGLAPGTDPETIAYFKAQGVPFIPGIMTPSDIQAAVKAGCQHLKFFPAGAAGGPKLLSAMAAPYGNLGVKFCPTGGVSLDNMLDYLSMKEVFAIGGSWLATKAQIAAKDWGAITQQVKDALAKAEQA
- a CDS encoding sugar kinase encodes the protein MAIDIKPAESCEYACVSLGEVMLRLDPGEGRVHTTRQFTAWEGGGEYNVTRGLRRCFGLKTAVVTAFADNPVGRLVEDFILQGGVDTQYIKWVDYDGIGRTVRNGLNFTERGFGIRGAVGCPDRGNTAASQLKPGDIDWEEIFGKRGAQWFHTGGIYAALSATTPDVVLEAVKCAKKHGTIVSYDLNYRPSLWKDFGGLKKCQEVNREIAKYVDVMIGNEEDFTACLGFEVEGVDENISHIPVEAFKAMINTAIKEFPNFKATATTLRAVKTATVNDWAAMAWHDGEFYESLQFPGLEILDRVGGGDSFASGFIYGFLSENDPQEAVDYGCVHGALAMTTPGDTTMASLKEVKKIKAGGGARVDR
- a CDS encoding AraC family transcriptional regulator, with translation MIQTKHVLMVLGSYDQSAHEGIARYAGQHAWHLNVSILKDFQLPEHWQGDGIITSMNNSRQLEDFILNAKVPTVDLSIWREDIDLPRVAADNDEIGRVGAQHFIEMGHRNCAWFALASNPVSQTRYQGYSDELAKAGIECIRLDTQRPQDAAFIRQRLLELPKPCAIYTKSDYDSAWLCNLCFDVDLRVPDDIAILGADDNPLICESQAVPLSSVRHDLKRIGYEGAAMLDQLMADQPLTERLKLIKPRGISVRKSTDALAVTDPLIREVLVYLKSHYRRSIGTAEIAEQFKLSRRSLELRFREQMHSSIREFLIRLRINEAKALLNYSKEPIETIAAMTGFCHAPHFSSTFKKIVGLSPTQFRKA